The following proteins come from a genomic window of Carassius auratus strain Wakin unplaced genomic scaffold, ASM336829v1 scaf_tig00013544, whole genome shotgun sequence:
- the LOC113074060 gene encoding centromere protein W-like, whose translation MSKKAPRAALKLQMKKNTNIRIGKNADLMAQLNLLVLLHRLAKESRVKAFEEKSATIKVHHVRAVAKKLLKSTRG comes from the exons ATGTCAAAGAAAGCACCGAGAGCGGCCCTGAAGCTCCAAATGAAGAAGAACACTAATATACGGATAGGAAAAAACGCAGACTTGATG GCCCAGCTCAACCTCCTGGTTCTCCTGCATCGTCTAGCGAAAGAGTCCAGGGTGAAAGCCTTTGAGGAGAAATCAGCAACCATCAAAGTTCACCACGTCAGAGCTGTTGCGAAG aaactgttaaagaGCACACGTGGATAA